ttgacccatggtaccggtgttgtcaaatgacgtgttgcgtacataaagtaccggtgttgtcaaatgacgtgttgcgtacaaacatgggatcttatgattaatcttctcgtattgtttacgggtgatcctgaaccatataaaattgaattataagtaaatatatataaaatatcatgttatcttagaaatatgtgatttatatcatttttttccaattgatcccgtagttgaaatgatctaggataaccaattttgtttcggtcatagtttcttcgttacaaatccgttttcgttgattcaaattgccatcttcttggatcgagttcttctttaagactatgaactgtaaataccttggtttgtattcaaaatcatacggcataagtgaaacattagtgaaacatatgaagttaaacatttttgttacaacaaaatcatttaatgaccatttttctaaaaatacttatactttgaaaaaccaagttttaccttgttaaattagtatatacataagttatattacaggtcttgaagtattttaaaagttaagttagaaggatctatttagtttgcaaacaagtttgaaaacattcaaactatgttcttgttgttaaacttttgtaccacaaaataagatagatatatatatatgaatcgaataaggttatgaacatagattctacctcaagttccttggataagtttgctgtaaaagagaagtaagaagctagaatcaaaagggtgatagaagtggatgaaagattggtagtaagttggtgttcttggagggttttcttgaagtgtttttgtatggttttcttatggtgttttagtatggtttttgaagctagatcttcttggaaactttgctgaattgattaagggttttaaggctccaaagtatgtgtgtgttttggctagaaagttgaagtaaaatgaatgaagatgatgatacatataaaggccttaaaaaaacgtggcattaggtgttcatggacaaaattctagtttgtaatcttgctaattagtcttgcaatcatacaaaagtaattacctagctctaagggcatgaataatggctggttaggtggtgattttgatgtgtatttactattagtaaatacgtataggagctaggtatgatacgagtacaaatactctaaatatacgtatagaaattttgtgaaaaatggaatgaggattcaaatatagctatcttttgtgaatacacttatatgattttatgtatttaagttcttaaaagtgattaaatacattacttatacaatatatgtataaacattatagtcttaagtatttaagtcaaataacgttacgtattgttatcgttttgaaaacttaagttagtagtttcaaaatacacatataacttgttgttattaatacaaaatgagatattaaaacattcattaatcatgttaaatatgtatatatacatatatatacacaaacgtataattatcatatattgtatagttcgtgatatcattggtcaaactagacggtcaaacgttgtgtaaaattcttttcggaaatataaatctcgacaatttggattgcttatcatgttggcaaggtttaatttatgtaaatattaatcttttaagtatagaatgatcgaaaaagtgcggtcgttacagtatacctcttgggttacctcttgcttattgctagAGTTAGGTAAGTATTACAACACTTAAAATTGATGTTTCCAAAAGATGGTAGGATTTCATTCAAATTTCTCGTGGTAGGAAGCGTATAAGTTTCAACTACCCATTATGAATTTTCCTACTTACATACaactagaaatctagaaataaaacttTCGAAGGTTTACCCCGTTCCAGGTTCTGGGGATCTGTTTCCCTTCCGTCGTTTCGAGTTTGTATGAACCGTTCCCAAATGCTTCGGAGATTATGTAGGACCTTCCCAGGTTGGGCCCATATTTCCTTCATATTCTACTTTGCTGGTGCTATTGAGCCTTAGGACATAATCTCCGGCCTTGTATACCGACGGTTTGACTCTCTTGTTGTAATACATTTCAATCGTTTTCTTGTATGCTGCTTCCCGAATTAACGCAACCTCCCTTCGTTCCTCCATGAGGTCAAGATTGAAACGGAGATTCTCCTCGTTTTCTTCAAGGTTTTCGGTCCTGTTGGTTAATACCTGTATCTCCGTGGGTAATACCGCCTCAGTTCCATAAACCAAACTGTAAGGGGTTTCTCCGTTACTCCTTTGGGGTGTGGTTCGGTGAGCTCATAGGACCAGGGGGAGTTCTTCCATCCATCCTTGGTGGCATTTACCCAATCGTTTCTCGAGACCTTTTAAGATATCCCTGTAGGTTACTTCAACCTGTCCGTTCCCTTGTGGGTGGTAAACGGAGGTAAAGGTTTGCTTTATCTGTAGTTTTTCGCAGAACCCCGGGAAGATACCTTCAGCAAATTGTTTCCCATTATCAGAAACGATTTCTTGGGTATCCCAAACCGACACATGATGTGTTCTCAAATGAACTTTTCTACATTTTTCCCTGTCGTGGTGCTTAACGGTTTTGCTTCCGTCCACTTTGTGAAGTAGTCTATCGCAACCACCAACCATTTGTAGCCTCCTGGTGCTTCGGTGAGTGGACCTACTAGATCTATGCCTCACTTTGAGAAAGGCCATGCTGATAACACCGATATCATATCTTGCTTTGGCTGTTTTTGAGCTTTAGCGTGGATCTGACATGGCTCACAGGTTTATAAGAGCGTGACCGTATCTTCGTGCATGGTTGGCCAGTAATACCCCATCCTTAGTTTTTGTGCCACTATCGACCTTGGTCCGGAGTGAAGTCCACAGAGGCCTTCGTGCATTTCTCTGATGATCATCGAAGCTTGGTTTGGTCCGACACAGCGAAGCCATGGGGTGAGGAAAGATTTCCTGTACAAGGCTCCGTTCATTATCTTGTATGACGGTGCTTTGATCCGATCTTTCTTGCTTCTTTTTTATCCTTGGGTAAGATTCCGAGCTCCAAATATTCCCTTAATGGCTTCATCCATGTGTTTTCTTCTTCGGTGATTAAGTCGTGGACTTCCTGAGCTTCGATGGACCTTTTTTCCAACACTTTGACCAACACTTCCTTCGCCAGGCGTGCGAAGGTGATAGAAGCTAATTTGCTCAGAGCATCTGCTTTCTTATTCTGACTTCTTCTCACATGTTCTATTGTGAAGCTTTTGAAGCTTTCTACTAGTTCCCTGACCTTTGATAGATAGAGTTGTATGGTTGGTTGTCTTTCTTCGAAGATACCTAGGACTTGGTTAGCAACGAGTTGTGAGTCTACGAAGGCTTGCAAATGCTCAATTTTCATCTCCTTCGCTATTCTGAGCCCGGCGAGCAGAGCttcgtattctgcttcgttgttagTTGTGTTGAACTCGAAACGAAGCGCGTAAGTAAACTCTTGTCCCTCTGGGTTGATTAGCATAAGTCCTGCCCCGAACCATCAGAGCTAGAGGCTCCATCAGTGAACAATTTCCATTCCTTTTTTTCAATAGTCGGAGTGATAATTTGTGTGAAGATGGAGTTGTTTTCTTCGTCTGTCTCCGTTGTTTCTGCCATGAAGTCTGGTAGCACTTGGGCTTTGATTGAATGGCGAGTTTGGAAATCGATGTCATGTTCCCCAAGCTCTATTGCCCACTTGGCCATTCTGCCCGACTTTTCTGGCTTCATAAGGACCTGTCTAATTTGCTTGTTAGTTAACACAATGATAGGATGAGCTTGGAAATACCTTCGTAGTTTCCTCGCAGTGTGAACCAGGGTAAGCGTGAGACTTTCGAGCTCTGGGTAGTTGACTTCTGCACCTTGCAGGACTCGGCTGACGAAATATATCGGGACCTGTACCCTTTCACGTTCTGCTACTAATACCGCACTGATGCATTCCTTGGACGTCGCTAGGTAGAGATATAGCGTCTCTCCTATCTTTGGCGACGTCAGGGTTGGCAGATTAGCTATGTGTGCCTTCATATCAACGAAGGCTTTTTCGGCCTCTTCGGTCCATGATATTTTATTTGCTCCCAAGCATCCTTTTAAAACTTTGAGGAAAGGCAATTGCTTCTCATCCCCCTTGGACAGAAAACGACTTAATGTCGCTAGCTTCCCGTTTAAACTCTGCATCTCTTTGACCGTGGTTGGGGTTTTGAGTTGTTGGAGCTTGTCTACTTTCTCTGGATTTGCTAAAATTCCTTTCTTAGTGATATAATACCCTAAGAACCTTCCTTCCTCTACCCCGAATGAGCACTTCTTGGGGTTTAGCTTCATGTTGACTGACCGAAGGGTGTTGAAGGTTTCTTGAATGTCTTTCAACAAAGTGCTTTCTTCAGGGCTCTTGATCACCATGTCATCAACATAAGCCTCCAAGTTTCTCCCTAGTTGCTTACGAAAGACTTTGTCCACCAGCCTTTGGTATGTGGCTCCGGCGTTCTTCAATCCGAAGGGCATTTTCTTATAGCAATATATCCCCTTGCTTGTGAAGAACGATGTCTTTCCTCGTCTTCTTCGGCCATTTGGATCTGATGGTAGCCTTTGTAGGCATCAAGAAAACACTTGTACTTGTACCCGGTTAGGGATTCCACCTTCCAATCGATCTCCGGCAGGGGGTAGCAATCCTTAGGGCAAGCTTTGTTGATATTTGTAAAATCGACGCACATTCTCCACCCTCCCTCAGATTTCTTCATCATGACAGGGTTTGCAACCCAGGTGGGATATTTCGCTTCTCGGATTATGCCATCCTGGAGTAGTTCTTCAACCTCTTTGCAAGCAGCCTCATCTCTCTCATTAGCGAGGTTTCTTTTCTTTTGATGTATTGGCTCTAGGTGCTTGTATTCGTTGAGCTTGTGTTCCGTAGAAAAGGTTGTTCTGTCAATACTGAGCGTTCGAGGAATACCTATCATATCTCTGTATTCCCAAGCGAAGATGTCGATATTGGCCTGTAGTAGCTTGCGAAGCTTTTTCTTCACTTCCGAAGGTAGCGATCTTCCGATAACTACTTGTTGCTAGGGGAATAGCGGGTTGATGGAGATTTTCTCTTCGTTCGAACCTTCTTCTCTGGTTTCGAGGATACATTCACCTGGTCTTTCCTCCGTTTCCCTGATTGCCATAATTACCTTCTCTCGATCGTAGGTTGAAGTTAGGGTGCCAATCCCTTCGGGTGTGTAAAACTTCACTAATTGATGTACGGTAGATGCAATTATCCCCATTTTCATCAAGGCTACTCTTCCGAGCAGGATGTTGTGCTGCGAGGTGGCCCGGACTATTACAAATTCTAGCGTTTCGGTCCTGGACAATGGTGGCTCTCCGATGGTGAAATCGAGGTCTACTTCTCCGATTGGCCAACATCTTTCTCCAGAGAACCCAATTAGCGGTACCCTCGGTGGGTTCAGGCGAGCCTTAATAGCGGGGCTAAGCTGAtcgaagcaatgttcatacatgatGTAGCATGCACTGCCGCCATCCAAGTAAACTCGGTGTACCTCTCTTTCGAAGATTCTCCCATTGATTGTAACATGTTTATCGGAGGGAGTGATTGTATCAAGTGCTGGGAAAGAGATCTCTTCCCAATCTATTACTTCGCTCTTTTTTCCCTCTTGTAGGTTCTTTGCTTCTCAACTGCGAAAGCATTCTGCAACCGTTAGTATGACGTTGTCCGTATTTGGTTTCTTTTCTTCGATTCTGGGCTCTTGTTTCGGTATCTTCGGGTTGCGTAGGCCTTTTACTAAGTGTGTTAATTTTCCAGATCTGACTGCCTCTTCGATAGCTTGCCTTAATTGTATGCAGTTGTCCGTTTCGTGGTCGAAGCCATTATGAAAGTCAAAAAATTTACTTGTGTCTCTCATTTTTCCTTTGCTATTCAGCTTTGGTGGAGCTTTGAAGGCTTGGGCGGCCTTTTTGGTAGCTAGGATCTCTTTGGGTGACTTTACCAGCGTTCCGAGGATACCAGGGGTATTTTCCCTTCTATAGGGGGAGAACCTATTTCGCTCGTTCCTTCTTCCGGACTTCTCTTCAC
This window of the Rutidosis leptorrhynchoides isolate AG116_Rl617_1_P2 chromosome 7, CSIRO_AGI_Rlap_v1, whole genome shotgun sequence genome carries:
- the LOC139860007 gene encoding uncharacterized protein, giving the protein MYEHCFDQLSPAIKARLNPPRVPLIGFSGERCWPIGEVDLDFTIGEPPLSRTETLEFVIVRATSQHNILLGRVALMKMGIIASTVHQLVKFYTPEGIGTLTSTYDREKVIMAIRETEERPGECILETREEGSNEEKISINPLFP